In the genome of Mytilus edulis chromosome 3, xbMytEdul2.2, whole genome shotgun sequence, one region contains:
- the LOC139516886 gene encoding cell division control protein 42 homolog, with protein sequence MVLTVMEQTIQCCIVGDGMVGKSSIIKSFIEQSTPGDYVATISDSYSGDASFIGVNYTVSISDCTGEHENNELRCSHYKDTDVFVVCYSVTDRESFDSVRTFWLPEIRKVAGKKPVILVATQTDSRGQTGEETISKFEGLELADEIGADHFTECSSVSRRGIPKVFEYSIQSVLKHKKSKSNIVKRLIRK encoded by the exons ATGGTTTTGACTGTGATGGAACAAACAATACAATGTTGTATCGTTGGTGATGGTATGGTGGGGAAGTCTTCTATAATCAAGAGTTTTATTGAACAGTCTACACCTGGAGACTATGTTGCTACTATATCTGACAGTTATTCAGGAGATGCCTCTTTCATAGGAGTTAATTACACCGTTAGCATATCAGATTGTACGGGAGAG CATGAAAATAATGAACTAAGATGCTCACATTACAAAGACACAGACGTGTTTGTGGTGTGTTACAGTGTTACAGACAGAGAATCGTTTGACAGTGTAAGAACATTTTGGCTGCCAGAGATAAGAAAAGTGGCTGGAAAGAAGCCGGTTATTCTTGTGGCGACACAAACAGACAGTCGTGGACAAACAGGAGAAGAAACAATCTCCAAATTTGAAGGACTAGAATTAGCAGACGAGATTGGTGCAGATCATTTCACAGAATGTTCGTCTGTGTCAAGGAGAGGAATTCCAAAAGTATTCGAATATTCTATTCAATCAGTTCTTAAACacaaaaagtcaaaatcaaaCATTGTAAAACGGCTGATAAGAAAATAA